Proteins encoded together in one Amblyomma americanum isolate KBUSLIRL-KWMA chromosome 1, ASM5285725v1, whole genome shotgun sequence window:
- the LOC144127434 gene encoding uncharacterized protein LOC144127434, which yields MNLRPCVLLLAVAVLLYALAVKSSEAMHHKKHKKIMKVLLAHALFKKRVIPIPIPFPQESHHTNIVPVPNPIPFKVPIHTIHKHHHHTKHVHHHKHTKGRNTLLILDRQHEGGNHGGGYHGGGGYHGGYHGSYW from the exons ATGAACCTTAGGCCGTGTGTCCTCCTGCTGGCCGTAGCAGTGCTGCTCTACGCTCTGGCTGTGAAGTCGAGCGAGGCGATGCATCACAAGAAGCATAAGAAGATCATGAAAGTGCTTCTGGCGCACGCACTGTTCAAGAAGCGAGTGATCCCGATCCCGATCCCGTTCCCCCAGGAGTCGCATCACACCAACATAGTGCCCGTGCCTAACCCCATACCGTTCAAAGTACC AATTCACACCATTCACAAGCACCATCACCACACCAAGCACGTTCACCACCATAAGCACACGAAGGGACGGAACACTCTGCTCATTCTCGACCGACAGCACGAGGGCGGCAACCATGGCGGGGGAtaccacggcggcggcggctaccACGGTGGCTACCATGGCAGTTACTGGTGA
- the LOC144105134 gene encoding uncharacterized protein LOC144105134 isoform X2, with protein MFVCYTCFQHHDNMSRGLFNEVLIIEVSKRPLLWDVKDNNFRNKSTKESLWEEVRDAIRAIDDTVTVEEIIARWKNLKDTYRRKIKDEKDGKKSGSGATAKTAWPHLKQMEFLRDSMETRREPRAGGQRSSRDEPRQLQPSIARLERSRSNAK; from the exons ATGTTTGTTTGCTACACGTGCTTCCAACACCATGACAACATGTCGCGTGGACTGTTCAATGAGGTGCTGATCATCGAAGTATCCAAGCGCCCACTTCTATGGGATGTTAAAGATAACAACTTCCGCAATAAGTCGACCAAGGAGTCCCTTTGGGAAGAAGTGAGGGACGCAATTCGAGCAATTGACGACACCG TAACAGTTGAGGAGATTAttgctcggtggaaaaatctaaaAGATACGTACAGGCGAAAAATTAAAGACGAAAAAGATGGGAAGAAGAGTGGGTCAGGAGCCACTGCAAAGACGGCCTGGCCACATTTAAAGCAGATGGAGTTCCTGAGGGACTCCATGGAAACGAGACG TGAGCCACGTGCAGgtggccagcgcagcagccgagacgagccacgccagctgcagcccagCATCGCCAGACTCGAAAGAAGTAGAAGCAACGCCAAATGA
- the LOC144105134 gene encoding uncharacterized protein LOC144105134 isoform X1: MFVCYTCFQHHDNMSRGLFNEVLIIEVSKRPLLWDVKDNNFRNKSTKESLWEEVRDAIRAIDDTVTVEEIIARWKNLKDTYRRKIKDEKDGKKSGSGATAKTAWPHLKQMEFLRDSMETRRSFCNLDAVSHVQVASAAAETSHASCSPASPDSKEVEATPNEFECIYSVPRLPDEPGPSCMAATSPEVLPHRGNKRQKKRRQEVEAADRDIQAVRSAIAAHRPMVTPHVRT, translated from the exons ATGTTTGTTTGCTACACGTGCTTCCAACACCATGACAACATGTCGCGTGGACTGTTCAATGAGGTGCTGATCATCGAAGTATCCAAGCGCCCACTTCTATGGGATGTTAAAGATAACAACTTCCGCAATAAGTCGACCAAGGAGTCCCTTTGGGAAGAAGTGAGGGACGCAATTCGAGCAATTGACGACACCG TAACAGTTGAGGAGATTAttgctcggtggaaaaatctaaaAGATACGTACAGGCGAAAAATTAAAGACGAAAAAGATGGGAAGAAGAGTGGGTCAGGAGCCACTGCAAAGACGGCCTGGCCACATTTAAAGCAGATGGAGTTCCTGAGGGACTCCATGGAAACGAGACG GAGCTTCTGCAACCTCGACGCAGTGAGCCACGTGCAGgtggccagcgcagcagccgagacgagccacgccagctgcagcccagCATCGCCAGACTCGAAAGAAGTAGAAGCAACGCCAAATGAATTTGAATGCATATATAGTGTCCCACGCCTTCCTGATGAACCAGGACCATCCTGTATGGCAGCAACTTCACCAGAGGTTCTCCCACATAGGGGAAACAAGCGACAGAAGAAAAGGCGgcaggaagtggaggctgctgacaGGGACATTCAGGCCGTGCGAAGTGCAATTGCAGCGCACAGGCCAATGGTTACACCGCACGTACGGACTTAA